One Bombus fervidus isolate BK054 chromosome 2, iyBomFerv1, whole genome shotgun sequence DNA segment encodes these proteins:
- the Lig gene encoding ubiquitin-associated protein-like lingerer isoform X5, with amino-acid sequence MSSNNKSVSSGGRGTNKNKSSQQHGKSDHHQTKSSDSIKHEKMQPNTVQMRHAQIIDTRMGSGEDPVLKERIKQVMDMTRRSEDEVVMALHDSDGDLDRAVNDLLEGVKTEWEVKKKKPRQPSGSKQNMDTSGGQDEGGDWDERRNQRGGGPPRMRGRANHDNRGWRGRENKENERNMEDGIRDGSYSGNRRGRGGPGRPGRGGRGGGRGLGPRTFANRNDPSSTSSAHSFNRSIDTWTGNEEQQQAAQEPKMDAWNNLDSAEDWENEEYTGSLADTKVFTPSTSAAEPTPSTEEAKTQDLQPVQSNQTVNLSLLQQEELPKLSEIQPIQQQTLIQQTQQQQPVLSLPTMQLSQQPNAISGGVLTAAQTQYLTQLTQQTSENLKSAGQNTFSSSISSQPQRQTKQRPRVPPPSKIPSSAVEMPGDAVNSGIGFLDVQFGALEFGSDSSSLDGSANEKYNSANNTIAGVDVSSTTNAVNTANTNNSLDIETTQPSSTTPFNTTSQMLSNSDNLPASSEHSINAQTFTARGSSSGQTLDITKQDFTSQVSPGNAPPYGTTTTYQSQKSSFQAPTATPSTYNAYSTNAQSAQSSFQTASGTSANSYSATATVSQASYNSSSSFPQSNTSTFSQASPSASASATSGYNQPTTTNQVYQSATGYVPTTTSQYQAQSVATNTVSNSSTGYQTSGYQGSSSFQSTPQAYQPSVTTFTSPITQTSGAYQSAAQSVYANAYGTYASQQQTASHNHKLNSNTTKDSQYDSNTTTSNSSLATTTAPTLGLSSASVNSSQTKVTNSNAVPKSTSSGVVTGSSGTGNMTGGGAAGSMTPMLSHQYIMGQGVPYAFQQPMYSYEELQLMQQRIPHMTTGPATSLGGGRGDALSGVQGVQGVQGVQGAYTSISDARFARNDSNASPVPSTMSQQTATQHQQPMMNPTLPPAYAYFAYSGGIMPGGFQYGTPAIYPQIATAGNAGTNSGAYSAKPGSYGSGYGAGASYDALASAGPSAEYKGAGNSYTTTQTGKTGTSTGNTNTGGSSATDISATMYAKSHVALSKVNSYDKQTFHSATPPPFSLTGSQNAGLPGAYGTPHLFIPTMPHQLHQPLHQDGGSSAGQRSNTSSQNKAQAKPGYSPSYWTGSN; translated from the exons ATGAGTTCAAACAACAAATCGGTGTCCTCCGGTGGGAGAGGcactaataaaaataaatcatcaCAACAACATGGGAAATCAGATCATCATCAAACTAAATCATCGGATTCGataaaacatgaaaaaatGCAG CCAAACACTGTTCAGATGCGGCATGCACAAATCATTGACACTAGAATGGGCAGTGGTGAAGATCCTGTTTTGAAAGAGCGCATAAAGCAAGTCATGGATATGACTAGACGATCAGAAGATGAAGTTGTTATGGCTTTACATGATAGTGATGGTGACTTGGACCGTGCTGTTAATGACCTTTTGGAGGGAGTAAAAACAGAATGGgaagtaaaaaagaagaagcctCGTCAACCTAGTGGTTCAAAACAAAATATGGATACCTCTGGTGGTCAAGATGAAGGTGGTGATTGGGATGAAAGGCGCAATCAACGAGGAGGTGGTCCTCCACGTATGCGAGGTCGTGCTAACCATGATAATCGTGGAT GGCGCGGTcgagaaaataaagagaacgaaagaaacatggAAGATGGTATTCGTGATGGAAGTTACAGTGGTAACAGAAGAGGAAGAGGTGGTCCAGGAAGACCAGGTCGAGGAGGACGAGGTGGAGGGAGAGGACTTGGTCCACGAACATTTGCTAACCGTAATGACCCATCATCTACTTCATCTGCCCATAGTTTTAATCGATCAATTGATACATGGACAGGTAATGAAGAACAACAACAAGCTGCTCAGGAGCCAAAGATGG ATGCATGGAATAATTTGGATTCTGCAGAAGACTGGGAGAATGAAGAGTATACAGGTTCATTGGCGGATACAAAAGTTTTTACACCGAGCACTTCTGCAGCAGAACCTACACCTTCTACAGAAGAAGCAAAAACTCAAGATCTGCAACCAGTGCAATCTAACCAGACTgtaaatttatcattattacaACAGGAA GAATTACCAAAATTATCAGAAATACAACCAATACAGCAACAAACTTTAATTCAGCAAACTCAACAGCAACAACCTGTATTGAGCTTACCTACAATGCAGCTATCACAGCAACCGAACGCTATAAGCGGCGGGGTATTAACAGCTGCCCAAACACAATATTTAACACAACTTACCCAACAAACAAGTGAAAACTTGAAATCTGCTGGACAAAATACATTCTCCTCATCGATATCCAGCCAG CCTCAGAGGCAGACAAAACAACGTCCAAGGGTGCCACCACCATCAAAAATACCATCAAGTGCTGTAGAAATGCCTGGAGATGCTGTTAATAGTGGCATTGGATTTCTTGATGTCCAATTTGGTGCACTGGAATTTGGTAGTGATTCAAGCTCTCTTGATGGTTctgcaaatgaaaaatacaattcaGCTAATAATACAATAGCTGGTGTAGATGTGTCTTCTACTACAAATGCTGTAAACACTGCcaatacaaataattctttGGATATCGAAACAACGCAACCATCATCGACGACACCTTTTAACACTACTTCTCAAATG TTATCAAATAGCGACAATTTACCGGCATCGAGTGAACATTCGATAAACGCTCAAACATTCACTGCTCGTGGTAGCAGTTCTGGACAAACTTTAGATATAACTAAACAAGATTTTACTTCACAAGTCTCGCCAGGAAATGCACCTCCGTATGGTACAACAACAACTTATCAATCTCAAAAGTCATCATTTCAAGCACCTACAGCGACTCCCAGCACTTATAACGCATATTCTACAAATGCTCAATCTGCTCAATCATCTTTTCAAACCGCATCCGGCACGAGTGCTAACAGTTATTCTGCAACAGCAACTGTTTCACAAGCAAGTTATAATTCTTCATCGTCGTTTCCTCAATCCAATACATCAACCTTTAGTCAAGCTTCTCCTTCTGCATCTGCATCTGCAACTTCAGGTTATAATCAACCAACAACTACAAATCAG gtaTATCAGTCTGCGACTGGATATGTACCTACCACAACATCTCAGTATCAAGCACAGTCTGTAGCTACAAATACTGTATCAAATAGTAGTACAGGCTATCAAACAAGTGGATATCAAGGATCGTCTTCGTTTCAATCAACTCCACAAGCTTATCAACCATCTGTCACTACATTTACTTCACCTATTACCCAAACATCCGGAGCTTACCAAAGCGCAGCACAGTCT GTATATGCAAATGCATATGGCACATACGCCAGTCAACAACAAACAGCATCTCACAATCATAAATTGAACAGTAATACAACAAAAGATTCTCAATATGATAGTAACACGACGACATCAAATAGTTCTCTTGCGACTACAACGGCACCCACATTAGGTCTTAGTTCTGCCTCCGTAAATAGTTCACAAACTAAAGTAACAAATTCTAATG CGGTACCGAAAAGTACATCGAGTGGTGTAGTAACGGGTAGTAGTGGAACTGGAAATATGACAGGTGGTGGTGCAGCTGGTAGCATGACTCCAATGCTAAGTCACCAATATATTATGGGCCAAGGTGTACCTTATGCGTTCCAACAACCAATGTAcagttatgaggaattacagCTTATGCAACAAAGAATACCGCATATG ACAACCGGCCCTGCTACCAGTCTCGGTGGGGGACGAGGAGATGCACTTTCCGGTGTACAAGGCGTTCAAGGAGTACAAGGCGTACAAGGAGCCTATACTAGTATTAGTGACGCCAGGTTCGCCAGAAACGACAGCAATGCATCTCCAGTTCCATCAACTATGTCACAACAG ACTGCTACACAGCATCAACAACCAATGATGAATCCTACACTACCTCCAGCATATGCATACTTTGCATATAGTGGTGGAATAATGCCAGGTGGCTTTCAATATGGAACCCCTGCTATTTATCCT CAGATAGCGACTGCTGGTAACGCGGGTACGAACAGTGGTGCATATAGTGCTAAACCAGGAAGTTATGGATCTGGATATGGAGCTGGAGCAAGTTATGATGCTTTAGCATCTGCTGGTCCTTCGGCCGAATATAAAGGTGCGGGAAACAGCTATACCACTACACAAACTGGTAAAACAGGAACATCTACCGGAAATACGAATACTGGTGGATCGTCTGCAACCGATATAAGCGCCACTATGTATGCTAAAAGTCATGTAGCGCTTAGTAAAGTGAAT TCCTACGATAAACAAACTTTTCACTCAGCAACTCCTCCGCCATTTAGTCTGACTGGAAGCCAAAATGCTGGTTTGCCTGGTGCATATGGAACGCCACATTTGTTTATCCCAACTATGCCTCATCAACTGCACCAGCCACTTCATCAAGATGGTGGTAGCAGTGCAGGCCAAAGGTCCAATACAAGTTCCCAAAACAAAGCCCAAGCAAAGCCTGGATATAGTCCTAGTTACTGGACTggaagtaattaa
- the Lig gene encoding ubiquitin-associated protein-like lingerer isoform X2: MSSNNKSVSSGGRGTNKNKSSQQHGKSDHHQTKSSDSIKHEKMQPNTVQMRHAQIIDTRMGSGEDPVLKERIKQVMDMTRRSEDEVVMALHDSDGDLDRAVNDLLEGVKTEWEVKKKKPRQPSGSKQNMDTSGGQDEGGDWDERRNQRGGGPPRMRGRANHDNRGWRGRENKENERNMEDGIRDGSYSGNRRGRGGPGRPGRGGRGGGRGLGPRTFANRNDPSSTSSAHSFNRSIDTWTGNEEQQQAAQEPKMDAWNNLDSAEDWENEEYTGSLADTKVFTPSTSAAEPTPSTEEAKTQDLQPVQSNQTVNLSLLQQEELPKLSEIQPIQQQTLIQQTQQQQPVLSLPTMQLSQQPNAISGGVLTAAQTQYLTQLTQQTSENLKSAGQNTFSSSISSQPQRQTKQRPRVPPPSKIPSSAVEMPGDAVNSGIGFLDVQFGALEFGSDSSSLDGSANEKYNSANNTIAGVDVSSTTNAVNTANTNNSLDIETTQPSSTTPFNTTSQMLSNSDNLPASSEHSINAQTFTARGSSSGQTLDITKQDFTSQVSPGNAPPYGTTTTYQSQKSSFQAPTATPSTYNAYSTNAQSAQSSFQTASGTSANSYSATATVSQASYNSSSSFPQSNTSTFSQASPSASASATSGYNQPTTTNQVYQSATGYVPTTTSQYQAQSVATNTVSNSSTGYQTSGYQGSSSFQSTPQAYQPSVTTFTSPITQTSGAYQSAAQSVYANAYGTYASQQQTASHNHKLNSNTTKDSQYDSNTTTSNSSLATTTAPTLGLSSASVNSSQTKVTNSNAVPKSTSSGVVTGSSGTGNMTGGGAAGSMTPMLSHQYIMGQGVPYAFQQPMYSYEELQLMQQRIPHMPTTGYYDAALGYQTTGPATSLGGGRGDALSGVQGVQGVQGVQGAYTSISDARFARNDSNASPVPSTMSQQTATQHQQPMMNPTLPPAYAYFAYSGGIMPGGFQYGTPAIYPIATAGNAGTNSGAYSAKPGSYGSGYGAGASYDALASAGPSAEYKGAGNSYTTTQTGKTGTSTGNTNTGGSSATDISATMYAKSHVALSKVNSYDKQTFHSATPPPFSLTGSQNAGLPGAYGTPHLFIPTMPHQLHQPLHQDGGSSAGQRSNTSSQNKAQAKPGYSPSYWTGSN; this comes from the exons ATGAGTTCAAACAACAAATCGGTGTCCTCCGGTGGGAGAGGcactaataaaaataaatcatcaCAACAACATGGGAAATCAGATCATCATCAAACTAAATCATCGGATTCGataaaacatgaaaaaatGCAG CCAAACACTGTTCAGATGCGGCATGCACAAATCATTGACACTAGAATGGGCAGTGGTGAAGATCCTGTTTTGAAAGAGCGCATAAAGCAAGTCATGGATATGACTAGACGATCAGAAGATGAAGTTGTTATGGCTTTACATGATAGTGATGGTGACTTGGACCGTGCTGTTAATGACCTTTTGGAGGGAGTAAAAACAGAATGGgaagtaaaaaagaagaagcctCGTCAACCTAGTGGTTCAAAACAAAATATGGATACCTCTGGTGGTCAAGATGAAGGTGGTGATTGGGATGAAAGGCGCAATCAACGAGGAGGTGGTCCTCCACGTATGCGAGGTCGTGCTAACCATGATAATCGTGGAT GGCGCGGTcgagaaaataaagagaacgaaagaaacatggAAGATGGTATTCGTGATGGAAGTTACAGTGGTAACAGAAGAGGAAGAGGTGGTCCAGGAAGACCAGGTCGAGGAGGACGAGGTGGAGGGAGAGGACTTGGTCCACGAACATTTGCTAACCGTAATGACCCATCATCTACTTCATCTGCCCATAGTTTTAATCGATCAATTGATACATGGACAGGTAATGAAGAACAACAACAAGCTGCTCAGGAGCCAAAGATGG ATGCATGGAATAATTTGGATTCTGCAGAAGACTGGGAGAATGAAGAGTATACAGGTTCATTGGCGGATACAAAAGTTTTTACACCGAGCACTTCTGCAGCAGAACCTACACCTTCTACAGAAGAAGCAAAAACTCAAGATCTGCAACCAGTGCAATCTAACCAGACTgtaaatttatcattattacaACAGGAA GAATTACCAAAATTATCAGAAATACAACCAATACAGCAACAAACTTTAATTCAGCAAACTCAACAGCAACAACCTGTATTGAGCTTACCTACAATGCAGCTATCACAGCAACCGAACGCTATAAGCGGCGGGGTATTAACAGCTGCCCAAACACAATATTTAACACAACTTACCCAACAAACAAGTGAAAACTTGAAATCTGCTGGACAAAATACATTCTCCTCATCGATATCCAGCCAG CCTCAGAGGCAGACAAAACAACGTCCAAGGGTGCCACCACCATCAAAAATACCATCAAGTGCTGTAGAAATGCCTGGAGATGCTGTTAATAGTGGCATTGGATTTCTTGATGTCCAATTTGGTGCACTGGAATTTGGTAGTGATTCAAGCTCTCTTGATGGTTctgcaaatgaaaaatacaattcaGCTAATAATACAATAGCTGGTGTAGATGTGTCTTCTACTACAAATGCTGTAAACACTGCcaatacaaataattctttGGATATCGAAACAACGCAACCATCATCGACGACACCTTTTAACACTACTTCTCAAATG TTATCAAATAGCGACAATTTACCGGCATCGAGTGAACATTCGATAAACGCTCAAACATTCACTGCTCGTGGTAGCAGTTCTGGACAAACTTTAGATATAACTAAACAAGATTTTACTTCACAAGTCTCGCCAGGAAATGCACCTCCGTATGGTACAACAACAACTTATCAATCTCAAAAGTCATCATTTCAAGCACCTACAGCGACTCCCAGCACTTATAACGCATATTCTACAAATGCTCAATCTGCTCAATCATCTTTTCAAACCGCATCCGGCACGAGTGCTAACAGTTATTCTGCAACAGCAACTGTTTCACAAGCAAGTTATAATTCTTCATCGTCGTTTCCTCAATCCAATACATCAACCTTTAGTCAAGCTTCTCCTTCTGCATCTGCATCTGCAACTTCAGGTTATAATCAACCAACAACTACAAATCAG gtaTATCAGTCTGCGACTGGATATGTACCTACCACAACATCTCAGTATCAAGCACAGTCTGTAGCTACAAATACTGTATCAAATAGTAGTACAGGCTATCAAACAAGTGGATATCAAGGATCGTCTTCGTTTCAATCAACTCCACAAGCTTATCAACCATCTGTCACTACATTTACTTCACCTATTACCCAAACATCCGGAGCTTACCAAAGCGCAGCACAGTCT GTATATGCAAATGCATATGGCACATACGCCAGTCAACAACAAACAGCATCTCACAATCATAAATTGAACAGTAATACAACAAAAGATTCTCAATATGATAGTAACACGACGACATCAAATAGTTCTCTTGCGACTACAACGGCACCCACATTAGGTCTTAGTTCTGCCTCCGTAAATAGTTCACAAACTAAAGTAACAAATTCTAATG CGGTACCGAAAAGTACATCGAGTGGTGTAGTAACGGGTAGTAGTGGAACTGGAAATATGACAGGTGGTGGTGCAGCTGGTAGCATGACTCCAATGCTAAGTCACCAATATATTATGGGCCAAGGTGTACCTTATGCGTTCCAACAACCAATGTAcagttatgaggaattacagCTTATGCAACAAAGAATACCGCATATG CCAACTACTGGTTACTATGACGCGGCCTTGGGCTATCAGACAACCGGCCCTGCTACCAGTCTCGGTGGGGGACGAGGAGATGCACTTTCCGGTGTACAAGGCGTTCAAGGAGTACAAGGCGTACAAGGAGCCTATACTAGTATTAGTGACGCCAGGTTCGCCAGAAACGACAGCAATGCATCTCCAGTTCCATCAACTATGTCACAACAG ACTGCTACACAGCATCAACAACCAATGATGAATCCTACACTACCTCCAGCATATGCATACTTTGCATATAGTGGTGGAATAATGCCAGGTGGCTTTCAATATGGAACCCCTGCTATTTATCCT ATAGCGACTGCTGGTAACGCGGGTACGAACAGTGGTGCATATAGTGCTAAACCAGGAAGTTATGGATCTGGATATGGAGCTGGAGCAAGTTATGATGCTTTAGCATCTGCTGGTCCTTCGGCCGAATATAAAGGTGCGGGAAACAGCTATACCACTACACAAACTGGTAAAACAGGAACATCTACCGGAAATACGAATACTGGTGGATCGTCTGCAACCGATATAAGCGCCACTATGTATGCTAAAAGTCATGTAGCGCTTAGTAAAGTGAAT TCCTACGATAAACAAACTTTTCACTCAGCAACTCCTCCGCCATTTAGTCTGACTGGAAGCCAAAATGCTGGTTTGCCTGGTGCATATGGAACGCCACATTTGTTTATCCCAACTATGCCTCATCAACTGCACCAGCCACTTCATCAAGATGGTGGTAGCAGTGCAGGCCAAAGGTCCAATACAAGTTCCCAAAACAAAGCCCAAGCAAAGCCTGGATATAGTCCTAGTTACTGGACTggaagtaattaa